The region GCGCGTCGAGCGCTTCTCCGTCCGTGCGCACGCGAAGCGTGGACTTCTCCGGCGCGACGACGACGCCCTGCGCCATGGTCGCATAAGGAGCGGGAATCACAGTGGCGAGGATGACGAGCGCCGCCGTCGCGAGACTAGAGACGAGGATCGCGCGCCCACGCACGCTGCGCAGCTGCGGATCGGTGAGAAGGCGATTGAAGCCTTTCGCGAGCGGCAGCGCGACGCCGGTCGCGAGCCCCCAGAGCGCGAGCAGAATGCCGAGGATGAAGAAGCGCGAGCCGATGAACAGCGCTATGCCGAAAGTCACGGTCATTCGATAGACGAAGGACGCCGCCGCATAGGCGAGAAGCCAGCGCGCCTCGCCGGGCGCCGTCGCCGGCGAGGCGAGATGCGCGAGGCCGAAGGCGTGACGCTGCAGCAGATAGAGGGCATAGGCGTTGGCGCGCGCGCCGAGATTGGGAATCTCGATCAGATCGGCGAGAATATAATAGCCGTCGAAACGCAGCAGCGGATTGCCGTTGACGAGCAATGTCGAGGCGCTGCCGATCAGCATGACGTCGAAGGCCGCGGCCCGCACGAAGCCTTTCTCGACGAGCGCCCAGACCATCATCGCCACTGCGGCGAGGAACATTTCGACCATGATCCCGGCCGCTCCGACGATGATGCGGCGCCGCTTCTCCTGAAAGGCGGCCGAGGAGGAGGCGTCGACATAAGGGACCGGCATCAGCACGAGCAGCATGACGCCGAGCTCATGGACCTCGCCGCCCCAGCGCGCCGTCGCCATGCCGTGGCCGATCTCATGCAGCGCCTTGACGAGCGGATAGACCAGCAGCAGCAGAGCGATGTTCTCCGCCGACAGAACGCGATCGGCGACATTATGCGTCAGCGCCGTCCATCGCATGCCGGCGAGCGCGAGCCCGATCGCGATCGTCGTGAGCCAGAAGCCGAAGCCCCACCAGCTGAACAGGAGTCTGCCGAGCGGCGCCGTGGCGGCGAGGAAGCGCTCGGGATCGATCAGCGGAATGCGGATCGCCAGCGGATTGCGAATGTTCTGCACGAAGCTTCGGCGACTGTGCCGGTCCGCCCGATGCGCCAATTCGTCCATATCCGGCGGAACGTCGCCGATCAGAAGATCCGCGGCGTGGACCTGGGCGAGAAGACGAATGGTCTCGTCCTGCGTGGGCTGATCGTCGCCATAGCGCTCGCCCATCATCTCCCAAATCTGGTCGATGGTGCGGCGACCGTCCATGAGGCAGACGATATGATGCGCCAAGGGCGAGAGGCGATGAAACTGGCCATTCTGCCGGTCCTGCAGAACATACCACAGCTGGCCCCTGTGCCGCTGGCGATGGATGCGCGCATGCGCGCGCAATCTCGGCTTGAGATCGGCGACGCGATACCAGGAGGAGCTGCGCAGCGACGCGACCATGCGGCGCTCCTAAGCCAGCCATCGCCAGGACCAGACCTTCAGCCAATCGACCAGCGATCGGGTCCAGATCCAGCCGATGCGTCTGCGGCCCGCATCCACTTTGCCGACGCCTTTCATGCCGGGCCGCAGCTTCGGCGAGCTCGCCCGCAGCGCGGCCTCGATGCGGAAAGTGTTCGCCCCTTCATCCGCCTTCGCCACAGGCGTGATTTTTTCGACCGTGAGCGGGAATGTCTCGTTCGGCAGCGCCGCGATCAGCAATTCGCCGCCCGCGCCATCGACGATCTCATTGACCTGCGATTCGTCGACATCCAGCACGACACGCCAATCGTCGAGCGGCGCGATCTCGAACAAAAGCTGCCCGCGCTGCACGGCGGCGCCGATGGACTGGCTGAGATCGCCGGAGACGACGAGTCCATCGAAAGGCGCTTGCAATTTCGTTCGCGCGAGCTGCTCGTCCGCGAGCTTGATCTGCGCCTCCGACTCCTGCATCTCGGCACCGAGCACGCGCGCATCGGCGCGATTGCGCGCGCCGCCGGCGCGCTCGAACTCATATTGCTTTTTCTGTCTCTCCGTGACCCAGCGCAAGCGCTCGAGCGCGAACTCCCGATCGTCGAGAGTCGCCAGCAGGTCTCCGCTGCGCACCACGTCGCCGGCGCGCACATGCGCGTCCTTGATGAATCCATTGAAGGGCGCGACGATCGCGCGCTGCACCCGGCCTTCGATCACGGCGTTGGCGCTCACGCGATAGACGTCGGTCACGAGATAGAGAAGCAGGCTCGATGCGATCAGCGCGAGAGCGACGAGCTTGCGCGCGACATGCCCCGGCCCGACGAGATCATGCGCCTGCGCGCGAAGCGACTCCCACGCCTTGAGGATCAGCCAGCGATCGTCGCGGCGGCGAATGTCGAGCACGGGACCGAGAGCGGAGGCGAGACATTCGAGAAAAGCGATTTCGTCCGGCTGAAACGGCCGGTCCTTGCCGCGCTCGAAGCTCAAGGCCCCGATGAATTGGTCCTTGGCGAACATCGGCGTCGTCAGAATGGCGGCGCAACCATGCGCCTCCGCCAATTCGGCATGCGCGCGGACGATCGTCGATTCGTCCCGCTGCGGAGGATAGAGGACGATCGCGTGCTGATCGACCGCCTCGTTCATCGCGCCGTTCAGGAGCCGGACGAGATTGAGGTCTTTTCCGAAATGAGCGCTGTGGGAGATCGCGACGACGCGCACGCCCGACTCTTGCGCGAAGCCGACGCTCACACGCTCGCAAGCTTGCAGAGACGCGAGCTCGGTGACGCAGGCGCGACAGGCGGGCGCAAAGCCTTCCTCCTCCAGCGCCACCGCGAGCATGTCGAGAACGCCGGTCACGCGGCGCAGACGCTGCGTCGATTCCGCAGCGGCGTCCATGCGCAATCGCTCGCGGACCCGCGCGACGCCCCATTGCAGCTGCCGCGCCGCGAGCCGCGCTTGCGCAGAGCCATCGCCGTGAATCTCGATGGCCGCGGCGCCGAGCACTTTATCGTCGATAATGATCGGAAAAGCGATTTGCGCAACCGGCGACGGTGCGCCGGAGTCGAGGGCGGGCTTGCTCACCACGCCGCGGCGCTGCGCGACGGCGAGATCGATCGTCGAATGAAGGCGCGAGACGGCGTCGACGCCTTCCGGCCATGAGGCGATCTTGCGATTGCCGCCATGATCCCGCAGGGCGATCGCGCCGCAGGTCGCATAGGAGATCATTCCGCATTGCAGCGCCAGCCATGCGGCGAGAACGGCGTCGAGATCGGCCGCATCGTCGAGGCGCTTCCACAGCGCCTGCTCGAGGACGGAAACACGCTCCTCGTCGAGCAGCCGCGCTCTTTCAGGGGGCCGCGGACCGCCGACCCCCTCTGTGCTCGCGAGCATTGTCACGCGTCACCACCGCGCCAAAGCTGCGGCGCGCTCAGCGCCCGTCGATTTTCAGCGCGCCGTGACGGCTCTCATATTCCTTGAGAACGCCCGCCAGCGCGACGCTGAGACGCTTGGCCGCATGGGGGCTGAGAATGACGCGATCGGTCAATTCCACATGCACCTGGCGCTCATTGCCGATGTTCCAGGTCTTATTGGTGCCGAAGAACAGATCCACCTGCTCGAGCGTGCTCTGAATGTTCACGACATTGGCGAAATGCGTGACCATGTTGCGATCGTCCCAAAGCACCGCCGACTGACGGACGCCGTCTGCAATATCGGCTGTGGGCTGCGCATTCGACTCGACCTGATCCATAACCACACTCCGTTTTGAAAACGAGCACGCTCTACTTCAAGCTTTTAAAGCGCAGGTCACGATTCGCATCATTGTATGACGGACATATTACAGCGCTGCGCGGCCCTCCCACGCCGCTACCAATCGAATCGCCAGCCATCGCCCGCCTGCGCGTGTCCGCCGTGATCGGCGTGATTGCGCTTGTGCTCGGCTTCCCACAGCCAATCGTCGAGGTCCGAGCAATGGGGAGCAGGGGCGGGCGGAGGCGGGGGAACGAAAGTGATGGGAACATCGACGCTCGCCACGCCGAAGGCCCCCGCGACGGCGGCCTGCTGGATTTGATTGGCGGTGAGCGCCTGCCCGAAGAAGGCGACCTCGTCGATATGGCCGTCGAAGGACTTGGTGATTTTCAGCTTGGAGAGATCGCTCGCCGCCCCGACATTGGCCTCGTCTGAGCCGCCGATCACGATCGCGGATTGGTTCGCGGTCAGACCGCCGGCATAGGCGTTCGAGCCGACCAGCACGCCATCGAGATAGAGCTTCATGCCGCCTGCGCCGAAGGTGAAAGCGACATTGCGCCACGACCCGGCGGCCACCGTCGTCGACGAGCGGATCGTATAGACGCCGCTCGGCCCTTCCATTTGCACGACGAGATGATTTCCATCGAGGCCGATCGTCAGCCCGCTGCTAAGGCCGGCGCCGTCCTTGGCGAATAGCGTCTGCTGTCCGAAGGTCGAGCGCGCGTCGAACCAGAGCGTGATCGCGCCATTGGCGACGGCGAAAGCCGGATCATTGGCGACCGCGACATATTCGCGGCTGGAGTCGTGGAAGTCCGCCGACGCTCCCGCGCCGAAGGGCGCGATCGCCGTCGATGGGCCGGCGTCGTCGCGATCGGGCTGGCCGTTCGCGTAGAACACGCCGTTCTGCGCAGCGCCGGCGCTGTCCGCGACAATGGAGCCGGCGCCGTCGAAGGTCCAATAGGCGATCGGCGTCAGCAATTGCTGATCGGCCGTCACCTGCACGCCGGATTGCACGAGCAGCTGCGCGCTGCTGTTGTGATAGACATCATAGAGAACATTGCCGATGGCGCGCTGGCCGATATCGCCCCAGGCGCCGGAGAGATGCAGCGGCTGGCCGCCGTCGCCGAGCACGATGAGCTGGCCATTGCCGGCGAGAGACTGCACATCCGCCGCGCTCAGCGTCGAAGGGTTGGCGCCGCCGAGCACATAGGCGGACGTTCCATCGCCGAAGACGAGACGCTCGACGCCTTCGAGCTGATCCGTGCCGTCGATCGTCGGCCCGGCCGCGCCTTCGGCGATCAGCTTTTGCGCGCCCTCCTTCATCAGCCGGCGCACGAAGGCTTGATCGACGGAGCCGCCGAAGATCGCCACCTCGTCGATGAGCCCGCCGAAGGCGTTGGTCACGCGCTGCTTGGAGAGATCGCCGGAGGCGTCGGAATTGCTCGCATTGGAGCCGCCGATCACAATGGCCTCATGATTGCCGGCGAGACCGCCCGTGTAGGAATCCTCGCCGACGAGCACGCCATTGAGATAGAGCTTCATCCCGCCTCGGCCGAAGGTGAAGGCGAGCTGATTCCACGAGCCGGCCGAGACGATGTTGAGCGTGTCGACGACATGCCCGTCGAGCGACGCCTCGAGACGCTGCCCGACGAGGCTGATGGTGAGGCCGTCCTGCGCATGGGCGCCGTCCTTGGAGAACAAGGTCTGCGTTCCCTGCGTGCTGGTCGCGTCGAACCAGAGCTGGATCGCGCCATCGTCGAGCGCGAAATCGGCGGAATTGGCGACGGCGATATAGCCGCGCGGATCCTTGTGGAAGGCCGCCGATGTTCCCGCGCCGAAGGACGCAACGCTCGCGGAAGGCCCGGCGTTGCCGAGGTCCGAGGCGAGCTTCGTCACGAAAGTGGCGTTCTGGGCTACGCCGGCGCTATCGGCCAGCGTGGTCGAGCCGCGCGCTTCATCGAGCGACCAATAGGCGACGCCTTGCGGCAACGCCGGACGCGTGTCGGCCACCTGCAGCGCGCCTCCGACGAAGGACAGCTGATAGTCCGAAAGCGCGCCGCTGAGGCCGGGGCCGGCGCTCGCCAGCCGCGGACCCGAGACGACGAGACGGCGGATTTGATCGCCGTTGAGCGCTTGGCCGAACACCGCCACCTCGTCGATGGAGCCGCGGAACGCCTTGCTGATCGTCAGCTTGGAGAGATCGCCGCTCTGGTTCTTGTTCGTTTCGTCCGAAGCGCCGATCACGATCGCCTGGCGATTATTGGCGAGGCCGCCGCTATAGGAATTGGCGTCGACCAGCGCGCCGTCGATATAGAGCTTCATGCCGTCGGCGCCGAAGCTGAAGGCGAGCTGACGCCAGCCGCAGCCGATATCGTCGCAGCTCGTCACCGTATAGGAGGTCGTCCCCGTCTCGAGCCGCGCATAGACCTTGCCGTCGGCGACGCCGATGGTGAGATCGCCCTCATTATTGCCATATCCGTTCTTGGCGAACAGCACCTGATCGCTATGGCGTCCATCGTCGCCAGCGTCGAACAGGAAGGCGATCGTCCCATTCGCCGAATGCAGCGCGGCGTCGTCGGCGACCGCCACATATTGCCGCGTATCGCCGGAGAAGCTCGCATTGGCGCCGGCGTCATAGGAGACATTGTCGGCTGTCGCCGCGCCGTCGTCCGATCCGTGCAGCGACGCGCCGTAGAAGGTTCCGTTCTGCGGCGTTCCGACCGAGTCGGCGACGACGCCATTCGTAACCTTGTCGAAGGACCAATAAGCCGTCGGCTGCACGATCGGCATGGAGACGGTGTCGATTCCGTCGCCGCCGTCGATGAGATCATTCCCGCCGCCGCCGACGATATAATCGGCGCCGTCCCCGCCGAGAATGACGTCATTGGCGCGTCCGCCGATCAGCGTGTCGTCGCCGAGGCCGCCGAGCAGCGCCGACGCGCCCGAGCCCGCGCGAACCGTGTCATTGCCGTCGCCGGCCTTCACCGTCAGCGGCGCGTCGACGCTCGCATCGACAGTCACATTGTCGTTTCCGCCGCCCGTGGCGATGAGGATGGATTTCACATCGGCGGCGTTGAACGTCTTGATGACATTCTGCCCGATGATCGGCAGGAAGCTCGCATAGACCTCGATGGTCGCGCCACTCGGATCATTGGCGCCGCGCGCGCCCTTCTGCATCGCATCCATCACCTGCTGATCGCTCAGCTGGCGGCCATAGACGGAGACCTCGTCTATGTGACCGGAGAAAGGATCGCTGATCGTCAGCTTGGAGAGATTGCCGGAGGCGTTGCGATTATCGGCGTTGGAGGCGCCGATGACGATCGCCTCGTGATTGCCCTGCAATCCGCCCGTATAGGCGTTCTCGCCGACGAGCGCGCCATCGAGATAGAGCTTCATGCCGGCTTCGCCGAAGGTGAAGGCGACATTGTGCCAATCGCCGCAGGCGACGTCGTCGCAGCCCTCTACGCGGTAGACATTCAGTCGCCCGGTCGCATCGGCGCCCTCGAGCTCGGCGAACAGCGTCCCATGATCGACGCCGATCGTCAGCTGGCCGGCATCGAGACCGCTCTTGCTCTTGGAGAACAAGACCTGCGTGTCGCCCCAGCCATGATCCTGATCATTGGCGTCGAACCAGAGCTGCACCGCGCCGCTCGCGAGATTGAAGACCGCATCGTCGGCGACGGCGACATATTCCTTCTTGTCGTCGTGGAACTCGATCGAATTGGCCGCGCCGAAGGGCGCGAAAGCCGCGGACGGCCCCGGATCGGCGCGGTCCGGCGCGCGATCCGTATAGAGCGTTCCATTCTGCGGCGTTCCGGCGCTGTCAGCGACGGCCGTTCCGCTCGTCTCATTGAAGTTCCAATAGGCGATCGGCTCGAGCGGCTTGCGCACGATCACCGTGTCATTTTGCGGCGTTCCGGCGATGCGCAGCACGCCGTCGAGCAGAGCGACGCCGGTGAGCCGCGCCTCGGTGGTCGCGGTCGCGACGCCGAGATCATCATCGGAAAGATGCGCCGAGATCGTCCAGAAGCCCGGATCGCGATAATTATGCGTCAGCTGGAAGTCGCGCGTTCCGGCGGCGTAAGCGAGAGTCTCGGCCGCTGTCCCATCGCCCCAATCGACGATGAGCGTATAGCTGTCCAGCGTGCCCGGATCGGAGAAGGCGCCGGTGAGCACGACCGGCTCGCCCGGCAGCACATTGCCGACTTCCGCCGCATTATTGGTGAATGTCGCGAAGACCGGCGCGACATTGGCGACCGTCACCGCCGCGCTGATCGTCGCCGAGCCGCCATCCTTGTCTACGAGCGTCAGATCGATGCGATAATCATCGGCCGCGGTTCCCGTCGGATTGTCGTCGAGATAGCGATGCGTCGCCGTGAATGTGTGGCTCGCCTCGTCGATCGTCAGCGCAGAGGCGCCGCCGTCGCCCCAGACCACAGCGCCCGAATGCGTGTCGAGGACGCCGGCGTCGGCGAAGCGACCCAGCAAGGTCACGGTCCCATTCTCGTCGATGGTGAGGCTGGAAGCGAGCGCGCCGCCGATCGTCTGCTTTTGTGCGGCGACGCCGTTCAGTGTGAGATCGGCGATGATCGGCGCCGCATTCGTCACGATGACAGCGGCCGTCGAAACATTGCTCTTGGCCCCGGCGTCGTCGGTCACGATCGCGGAGATCGTGTAGTTCGCGCCCGCGGCCGGATTGTCGAGATAGACATGGGTCGCGGTGAAGGCGCGATTGACCGCATCGACGATAATCGTCGCGCCGGCGCCCGCGCTCGCGGAGCTCGAGCCATCGCCCCAATCGATCGCGACCGTATGGAGATCGAGCGGTCCCGCATCCGTGTAGACGCCGGAGACGGTGACGGATGAGCCCTCTCGAGATGTGCTCGGAACGACGCTCAATGCGCCGGCGACGGGCGCGACATTATCGACCTTCAGGCTGACAATCGTCGGCGCGCTGGCGCCCTGATCCTTGTCGACGATATTGGTCGTGATCGTATAGACGCCATCCTGAACATAGCGATGAGCGACATCGAAATTGAGCGCCCCGGCGGAAAGATCGACGATCTCGCTCCGCCCATCGCCCCAGGCGACATTCAGCCGGAAGCTGTCGAGCCTTCCCGGATCGACGATGCGGCCGCTGAGACGCGCGAATTCGTTCTCGGCGATCTCGGCCGGCCCCGGTCCCGCGGCCGGCGTGACGGCGACATTCTGCAGCGTCGGCGCCACATTGAGCACGGTGACGTTTTGGTCGGCGGCGACATAAGAGCCATCATTGTCGGTCGCGCCGGTCTTGATCGTATAGGCGCCATTGTCCGCATAGCTATGCGTCGCGACGACATTGCCATTGGCGGCGGCCGCATCGATCAGAATGTGATCCTGCGCGCCATCGCCCCAATTCACATCCCACCATTTGATCTTATCGGCGCCCGGATCGGTCGCGGACAGCGACAGGCTATACACGGCGCCTTCATCCGCCGTGGCGGCGCCCGCGACGGTCAAAGTCGGCGCGACCTCATTTATGGTGATCGTCGTATAGGCGTCGGCGACGCCGCCATCCTTGTCGACGATCTGGCCATGAACGAGCAGCGCGCCGCTCTGCCGCAAATATTGGCCGGGAACCGTCGCCGGCCCCGCGCCCTGCACGAGATCGAAGGTTCCATTATTGTCGAAGTCGTAGCGATAGGTCAGCGACGCCGCGTCCACCGGCGACGGATCGGTCACGCCGGAGAATGTCACTGTCGCGGAGGCGGCGCCTTCGCTCACCGGGCCGCTATTGACGAAGGTGGCGAAGCTCGGCGGCGCATTGTCCACCGTCACACCGACCGCCTTGGAGATCGTCGTCGGCGTCGCCGAGCCGATCGTCGCATAGCCGACGATCACATGCGGGTTGGAATAGACGCCGCTGTCATTGACGCCGAGCGCCGTCAGCTCGCTCCAGGAGAAGCTCGCCGTCGCGCCGCTCTTGTCGATCGTCCCATCATTATTGATGTCCCAACCATAGGAGAGCGGCGCGCCGGTCGCTTGCGCGGTAAGCGTGAGCGATTGGCCCTCCGCGATGCGATAGGGGCCGCCCGCATCGATATTATTCGCCGTGAGACCGACCGTCACCGCATAAGCGGCGGAGGTCGCTCCGGTCGGAGCCGTATCCTTGTCCAGCGCCGTGGCGCGGATCGCGACATTGCCGGGCGCGGCATAGACATGGCTCGCCTGTGTGGCGTCGGCGCCGAAGGTCTCGACGGCGGAACCATCGCCCCAATCGACGCGCCATTCGAGAACGCGATCGATCGGCGAAGGATCGGTCGCCGTGAAGCCGATGGTGAAGGGCGTTCCGACCGTCGCCGAATGCGAGGCGCCGGTGACGGCGACCGTCGGAGGCGTGTCGGCGATCTCAATTTTCGACACGGCCGTGGTGGAGAGACCATCGGAATTGGTCGCGCGCACCGCGATCGTATAGAGGCCATTGTCGGCGAGGCCGAGATCGACGAGGCGATCCCAGGGAAGCGTCACGCGATAGACGCCGCCGAGAGCCGTTCCGATCACTTCGCCGAACTGGCCGTCGCCGTCTATGTCGAAAGCGACCGGACCGGACAGCGAATTGGTGGAGCCCAGCGCCTGAACATTGGCGGTGAGAGTCACGGTCGAGCCTTCCGACGTCGAATAGCTCGGCGCGGAGAAGGACACGATCGGCGAGGAC is a window of Methylosinus sp. C49 DNA encoding:
- a CDS encoding PqqD family protein, with translation MVASLRSSSWYRVADLKPRLRAHARIHRQRHRGQLWYVLQDRQNGQFHRLSPLAHHIVCLMDGRRTIDQIWEMMGERYGDDQPTQDETIRLLAQVHAADLLIGDVPPDMDELAHRADRHSRRSFVQNIRNPLAIRIPLIDPERFLAATAPLGRLLFSWWGFGFWLTTIAIGLALAGMRWTALTHNVADRVLSAENIALLLLVYPLVKALHEIGHGMATARWGGEVHELGVMLLVLMPVPYVDASSSAAFQEKRRRIIVGAAGIMVEMFLAAVAMMVWALVEKGFVRAAAFDVMLIGSASTLLVNGNPLLRFDGYYILADLIEIPNLGARANAYALYLLQRHAFGLAHLASPATAPGEARWLLAYAAASFVYRMTVTFGIALFIGSRFFILGILLALWGLATGVALPLAKGFNRLLTDPQLRSVRGRAILVSSLATAALVILATVIPAPYATMAQGVVVAPEKSTLRVRTDGEALDALLAEDRRIEAGTRVATLADPILAGETAVLEAQTEAYRLRLEAVASSDLVQANIFREELRRLEGALALNRRRMADLEIVAENSGRLILPRAADLPGKFLKKGDLLGYVIAEGDPVVRVVVPQSDIDLVRSRTMKVEIRFAGRVDRAIPAVVAREAPAALDELPSLALSKRGGGEIAIDPTKTDAPRALETQFHLDLHVPPQEERMNIGERVYVRFDHGAEPVAWRLWRAARQLLLRQFGV
- a CDS encoding efflux RND transporter periplasmic adaptor subunit yields the protein MLASTEGVGGPRPPERARLLDEERVSVLEQALWKRLDDAADLDAVLAAWLALQCGMISYATCGAIALRDHGGNRKIASWPEGVDAVSRLHSTIDLAVAQRRGVVSKPALDSGAPSPVAQIAFPIIIDDKVLGAAAIEIHGDGSAQARLAARQLQWGVARVRERLRMDAAAESTQRLRRVTGVLDMLAVALEEEGFAPACRACVTELASLQACERVSVGFAQESGVRVVAISHSAHFGKDLNLVRLLNGAMNEAVDQHAIVLYPPQRDESTIVRAHAELAEAHGCAAILTTPMFAKDQFIGALSFERGKDRPFQPDEIAFLECLASALGPVLDIRRRDDRWLILKAWESLRAQAHDLVGPGHVARKLVALALIASSLLLYLVTDVYRVSANAVIEGRVQRAIVAPFNGFIKDAHVRAGDVVRSGDLLATLDDREFALERLRWVTERQKKQYEFERAGGARNRADARVLGAEMQESEAQIKLADEQLARTKLQAPFDGLVVSGDLSQSIGAAVQRGQLLFEIAPLDDWRVVLDVDESQVNEIVDGAGGELLIAALPNETFPLTVEKITPVAKADEGANTFRIEAALRASSPKLRPGMKGVGKVDAGRRRIGWIWTRSLVDWLKVWSWRWLA
- a CDS encoding DUF3467 domain-containing protein: MDQVESNAQPTADIADGVRQSAVLWDDRNMVTHFANVVNIQSTLEQVDLFFGTNKTWNIGNERQVHVELTDRVILSPHAAKRLSVALAGVLKEYESRHGALKIDGR